In Novosphingobium sp. 9U, a single genomic region encodes these proteins:
- a CDS encoding strawberry notch family protein translates to MTDLFSNMAAIDTGEDTIAEAIAAGTIDRKLLNAVMTKVCGTTDAAGAWTQRDSFELLERGLVRHLQTLAAPASLGEVASRHQLLQMLPTQTVRSEDQIAWQQFSTPVDLAALAVVLAQATPEDVVLEPSAGNGLLVAQLPRVHALQLNELDEGRRRHLGPSFPSAAISGYDGAALASTMAHMQRPTLILMNPPFSRSYGRGADQNAAARHLQAAIRRLAPGGRVVAVMPDWFASSPRMKEVYEAALRDTTAQTSVRIERCFEKHGTGIAVRLYVIDKKPGHIMPVTIQRATLLEAAAAVTIVPRTKPSNPPVATIAPKRSTSLFKAVRSTGQAAQTVVRTAVVNEVLPVSYVALDAARPLGDQVGVYLPYRPSRIDFAAAGEHPTPLVESVAMGSIAAPKPTHIPRLHQRIVTERMLSEPQLETVVYAGSAWEQWLPGKFVPEKKGVGLELSEHGRAYRKGYFLGDGTGAGKGRQIASCILDNWLQGRRRAIWVSKNAELIEDARRDWTALGGLSGDVQPLSDWKIDEPLKLSEGILFVTYPTLRSQRQDTTRLKQILDWAGPDFEGVIGFDEAHEMGGVAGEEGALGAKAGSQQGICGVLLQNHLPDARVLYASATGASDVNNLAYAVRLGLWGPGTSFADREQFISDIRSGGVAAMELVARDLKATGLYAARALSFAGVEYDILKHDLTADQIEIYDSYADAWMVIHQNLEHALELTGVVDELEGKTLNTGAMAAARSRFESCKQRFFGQLLLGMKIPTLIRAMEEHLAADKSIVIQLVTTAESILDRRLGQLSAEERADLDIDLSPREYVIDYLDRAFPTQQMEPYTDETGAVRSAPMYDAAGHPVHNPEAEAAKAELLEHLCGLPPIRPALDAVIEHFGTDAVAEVTGRTKRLVNVPGGGQKVESRSSRTGQADAAAFMAGTKRILVFSDAGGTGRSYHASLDARNQQQRVHFLLEPGWRADRAIQGLGRTHRTHQASAPLFTPLTTNSRGELRFTSTIARRLDSLGALTRGQRQTGGQNLFDPADNLESEYAKAALVTWFHLLVAGKLTSTNLHDFERRTGLKLTCEDGAIVEELPPIQRFLNRLLALPIALQNAIFDEFLDLIETRIAAARQAGTLDIGVETILVEKARVVDDTVLRTDPHTGATSHLITLEVQKRLKPVDLDRALAIAEFEEGAAFLRNTKSGKVALRLRTRSMMLETGEVLKRFSLMRPTRTETKLARDLTESAWELTDEATFRRQWEEEAQDAGSRIETSTIRVATGLLLPIWSALSKHSLAVNRIVDGEGASWLGRLVYEDQVPELLKKFGIDATTKLSPEEMVASVLQGGEIEITTPWPVTIRSSRVNLQNGTEIIGAPAAQLPWFKSLGCFTEIIQYKTRLFIPVDQAGTIIPQLMAGV, encoded by the coding sequence ATGACTGACCTTTTCTCCAACATGGCCGCAATCGACACCGGCGAGGACACGATCGCCGAGGCCATTGCTGCCGGCACGATCGACCGCAAGCTGCTCAACGCGGTGATGACCAAGGTATGCGGCACCACTGACGCGGCCGGCGCCTGGACCCAGCGGGACAGCTTCGAGCTCCTCGAGCGTGGCCTGGTTCGTCACCTGCAGACGCTTGCGGCGCCGGCTTCGCTCGGCGAGGTCGCGAGCCGCCACCAGCTGCTCCAGATGCTGCCCACACAGACCGTGCGCAGCGAAGACCAGATTGCATGGCAGCAGTTCTCGACGCCGGTGGATCTAGCCGCGCTCGCCGTGGTCCTGGCTCAGGCCACGCCCGAGGATGTCGTCCTGGAGCCCAGCGCCGGCAATGGCCTGCTTGTCGCCCAGCTCCCGCGTGTCCATGCCCTGCAGCTCAACGAGCTCGACGAGGGCCGGCGCCGCCACCTTGGTCCGTCGTTCCCGTCGGCCGCCATTTCCGGCTACGATGGAGCGGCGCTTGCGAGCACCATGGCGCACATGCAGCGGCCAACGCTGATCCTCATGAATCCGCCGTTCTCGCGCTCCTACGGCCGAGGCGCCGACCAGAACGCCGCCGCACGGCACCTGCAGGCCGCGATCCGCCGCCTGGCGCCCGGTGGCCGCGTCGTTGCCGTCATGCCTGACTGGTTCGCCTCCAGCCCCCGCATGAAGGAGGTCTACGAGGCTGCCTTGCGCGACACCACCGCGCAAACGTCGGTCCGAATCGAACGCTGCTTCGAGAAGCACGGCACCGGGATCGCCGTGCGCCTCTACGTCATCGACAAAAAGCCGGGCCACATCATGCCTGTCACCATCCAGCGTGCCACGCTGCTCGAGGCGGCCGCGGCGGTGACGATCGTGCCGCGCACCAAGCCATCCAACCCGCCCGTCGCCACGATCGCACCCAAGCGCAGCACATCACTGTTCAAAGCTGTCCGCTCCACTGGCCAAGCCGCCCAGACGGTCGTCCGCACTGCTGTCGTCAACGAGGTCCTTCCGGTCAGCTACGTGGCGCTCGACGCGGCGCGCCCGCTCGGCGACCAGGTCGGCGTCTACTTGCCCTATCGGCCAAGCCGGATCGACTTCGCCGCAGCCGGTGAGCACCCGACCCCGCTGGTGGAATCGGTGGCGATGGGTTCGATCGCAGCGCCCAAACCCACTCACATTCCGCGCCTTCACCAGCGCATCGTCACCGAGCGCATGCTGTCCGAGCCGCAGCTCGAAACGGTGGTCTACGCCGGCAGCGCGTGGGAGCAATGGCTTCCTGGCAAGTTCGTGCCCGAGAAGAAGGGCGTTGGCCTGGAGCTGTCCGAGCATGGCCGCGCCTACCGCAAGGGCTACTTCCTGGGCGATGGCACGGGGGCAGGGAAGGGCCGCCAGATCGCCAGCTGCATTCTGGACAACTGGCTGCAGGGACGGCGCCGTGCCATCTGGGTTTCGAAGAACGCCGAGCTAATCGAGGATGCAAGGCGTGATTGGACCGCTCTGGGCGGCCTTTCCGGCGACGTGCAGCCGCTTTCGGACTGGAAGATCGACGAACCGCTAAAGCTCAGCGAAGGCATCCTGTTCGTCACCTATCCGACGCTCCGCTCGCAGCGCCAGGACACCACCCGGCTCAAGCAGATCCTCGATTGGGCTGGACCGGACTTCGAGGGCGTGATCGGATTCGACGAAGCGCACGAGATGGGCGGCGTCGCTGGTGAGGAGGGTGCTCTGGGCGCCAAGGCCGGATCGCAGCAAGGGATCTGCGGTGTGCTGCTGCAAAACCACTTGCCGGACGCCCGCGTGCTCTACGCTTCCGCCACTGGCGCCTCCGACGTCAACAATCTCGCTTATGCGGTGCGGCTCGGTCTGTGGGGTCCGGGAACCTCATTTGCCGATCGCGAGCAGTTCATCTCCGACATCCGCTCAGGCGGCGTTGCCGCTATGGAGCTCGTCGCCCGCGATCTCAAAGCCACCGGCCTCTACGCTGCACGCGCGCTCAGCTTCGCCGGCGTCGAGTACGACATCCTCAAGCACGACCTCACGGCTGACCAGATCGAGATCTACGACTCCTATGCCGATGCGTGGATGGTGATCCACCAGAACCTGGAGCACGCTCTGGAGCTGACCGGAGTGGTCGACGAGCTCGAAGGCAAGACCCTCAACACCGGCGCCATGGCGGCCGCTCGGTCGCGCTTCGAGAGCTGCAAGCAAAGGTTCTTCGGCCAGCTGTTGCTGGGCATGAAGATCCCGACGCTGATCCGGGCGATGGAGGAGCACCTGGCCGCCGACAAGTCGATCGTCATCCAGCTCGTAACGACAGCCGAAAGCATCCTCGACAGGCGCCTTGGCCAGCTCTCGGCCGAGGAACGCGCCGACCTGGACATAGACTTGTCGCCGAGGGAATATGTCATCGACTACCTCGATCGCGCGTTCCCGACGCAGCAAATGGAACCGTACACCGACGAGACCGGCGCGGTCCGCTCAGCGCCGATGTACGACGCTGCAGGGCACCCGGTTCACAACCCCGAGGCCGAGGCCGCCAAGGCCGAACTGCTCGAGCATCTCTGCGGGCTTCCGCCTATCCGCCCCGCGCTCGATGCGGTCATCGAACACTTCGGCACCGACGCAGTCGCCGAGGTGACAGGGCGCACCAAGCGGCTCGTCAACGTGCCGGGCGGTGGTCAGAAGGTGGAATCGCGCAGCTCGCGCACCGGACAGGCCGACGCGGCTGCCTTCATGGCAGGGACCAAGCGCATCCTGGTCTTCAGCGACGCCGGCGGCACCGGGCGCTCCTACCACGCCAGCCTCGATGCCAGGAACCAGCAGCAGCGCGTCCACTTCCTGCTCGAACCCGGTTGGCGCGCCGATCGCGCCATCCAGGGTCTTGGGCGCACGCATCGCACGCACCAGGCCAGCGCGCCGCTGTTCACGCCGCTGACGACCAACAGCCGTGGCGAGCTCCGCTTCACCAGCACGATCGCGCGGCGCCTCGACAGCCTTGGCGCGCTTACCAGGGGCCAGCGCCAGACCGGAGGTCAGAATCTGTTCGACCCGGCCGACAATCTCGAAAGCGAGTACGCCAAGGCCGCGCTCGTGACCTGGTTCCACCTGCTCGTCGCCGGCAAGCTCACCAGCACCAACTTGCATGACTTCGAGCGCCGGACCGGTCTCAAGCTGACCTGCGAGGACGGTGCCATCGTCGAGGAACTGCCGCCGATCCAGCGCTTCCTCAACCGCTTGCTGGCGCTGCCGATTGCGCTCCAAAACGCGATCTTCGACGAGTTCCTGGATCTCATTGAGACCCGGATCGCCGCGGCACGCCAAGCCGGGACCCTCGACATCGGCGTAGAGACCATCCTCGTTGAAAAGGCGCGTGTGGTCGACGACACCGTGCTGCGCACTGATCCACACACCGGAGCCACCTCACACCTCATCACGCTCGAGGTGCAAAAGCGGCTCAAGCCCGTGGATCTGGACCGCGCTCTCGCCATCGCCGAGTTCGAGGAGGGGGCCGCGTTCCTGCGCAACACCAAGTCGGGCAAGGTCGCGCTGCGGCTGCGGACCCGCTCGATGATGCTCGAGACCGGGGAAGTCCTGAAACGGTTCTCGCTCATGCGGCCGACCCGTACCGAGACCAAGCTGGCGCGAGACCTCACCGAATCTGCCTGGGAGTTAACCGACGAGGCCACGTTCCGCCGGCAATGGGAGGAGGAAGCCCAGGACGCCGGATCGCGGATTGAAACCAGCACGATCCGCGTAGCGACCGGCTTACTCCTGCCAATCTGGTCCGCACTCTCGAAGCATAGCCTCGCGGTCAATCGCATCGTCGACGGGGAGGGCGCGTCCTGGCTTGGACGCCTCGTGTACGAAGATCAGGTGCCCGAGCTGCTCAAGAAGTTCGGGATCGATGCTACCACCAAGCTATCCCCCGAAGAGATGGTGGCGTCGGTGCTGCAGGGCGGTGAGATCGAGATCACGACACCGTGGCCGGTCACGATCCGCAGCAGCCGGGTCAATCTCCAGAACGGCACGGAGATCATCGGTGCCCCAGCGGCGCAGCTGCCGTGGTTCAAGTCGCTCGGGTGCTTCACCGAGATCATCCAGTACAAGACGCGCCTGTTCATCCCGGTCGACCAGGCCGGCACGATCATCCCGCAGCTGATGGCAGGAGTATGA